A stretch of Girardinichthys multiradiatus isolate DD_20200921_A chromosome 20, DD_fGirMul_XY1, whole genome shotgun sequence DNA encodes these proteins:
- the LOC124856834 gene encoding achaete-scute homolog 5-like isoform X2 yields MMSSTFSQSLFDHFSMSPPVGLEDRSRSQHSESMSTSVPILFYPPTMDPSTLSLYKGPLRGPGGILPYLSPFHHHGHFSVYECPFEPAFIQKRNERERQRVKCVNQGYAKLRDHLPGQSADKRLSKVETLRAAIRYIKYLQRLVEMEEEAHEGAESAGEDQSESNIQREEPKTT; encoded by the exons ATGATGAGCTCCACCTTCTCTCAGTCGCTCTTTGATCATTTTAGTATGTCTCCCCCTGTTGGACTGGAGGATCGGAGCAGGTCACAGCACTCAGAATCTATGTCCACCTCAGTCCCAATCCTCTTCTACCCCCCCACAATGGACCCCTCCACCCTCAGCCTGTATAAGGGCCCTCTGAGAGGCCCCGGAGGGATCCTGCCATACCTGTCCCCGTTCCACCACCACGGACACTTCAGTGTCTACGAGTGTCCGTTCGAGCCAGCATTCATCCAGAAGCGTAACGAGCGAGAGCGACAGCGTGTGAAATGCGTGAACCAGGGCTACGCCAAGCTACGGGACCACCTGCCGGGTCAGAGTGCCGACAAGAGACTCAGCAAGGTGGAGACGCTGCGGGCTGCCATCAGGTACATCAAGTACCTGCAGAGGCTGGTGGAGATGGAGGAAGAAGCTCATGAAGGGGCAGAGTCAGCCGGAG AGGACCAATCAGAATCTAACATCCAGAGGGAGGAGCCAAAAACAACCTGA
- the LOC124856834 gene encoding achaete-scute homolog 5-like isoform X1 — translation MMSSTFSQSLFDHFSMSPPVGLEDRSRSQHSESMSTSVPILFYPPTMDPSTLSLYKGPLRGPGGILPYLSPFHHHGHFSVYECPFEPAFIQKRNERERQRVKCVNQGYAKLRDHLPGQSADKRLSKVETLRAAIRYIKYLQRLVEMEEEAHEGAESAGGTPSELDRGDMLSDKISF, via the coding sequence ATGATGAGCTCCACCTTCTCTCAGTCGCTCTTTGATCATTTTAGTATGTCTCCCCCTGTTGGACTGGAGGATCGGAGCAGGTCACAGCACTCAGAATCTATGTCCACCTCAGTCCCAATCCTCTTCTACCCCCCCACAATGGACCCCTCCACCCTCAGCCTGTATAAGGGCCCTCTGAGAGGCCCCGGAGGGATCCTGCCATACCTGTCCCCGTTCCACCACCACGGACACTTCAGTGTCTACGAGTGTCCGTTCGAGCCAGCATTCATCCAGAAGCGTAACGAGCGAGAGCGACAGCGTGTGAAATGCGTGAACCAGGGCTACGCCAAGCTACGGGACCACCTGCCGGGTCAGAGTGCCGACAAGAGACTCAGCAAGGTGGAGACGCTGCGGGCTGCCATCAGGTACATCAAGTACCTGCAGAGGCTGGTGGAGATGGAGGAAGAAGCTCATGAAGGGGCAGAGTCAGCCGGAGGTACACCGTCTGAACTGGACAGAGGAGACATGTTGAgcgataaaatcagtttttaa